From Algoriphagus sp. NG3, the proteins below share one genomic window:
- a CDS encoding FAD-dependent oxidoreductase has protein sequence METNRRDFIKKLSVAALGTGLIATGATAATGIATNVNFISRPKLPKVNVSSSRVIKETVGLRPFRKNGPRIEKQDLGDKTIVHNYGHGGSGWSLSWGTSLIASELVDQTQEKKIAVIGCGVIGLTTAITLQQKGYEVVIYTKDSYPNITSAMATGTWSPTSRLILPQHVTPEFASMYQKASTHSYRTFQRLLGINQVVEWMDNYSIHTGKVQRADYSNELMSKLGTPSFIYPKGVPLNRRENPFKFDNVSKNPTTIFNIPAYLKMMKSDFLIAGGKVEIKNFKSPEDIDALPQKCVVNCTGLGSQEIFGDNDLMPVSGQLCFLIPQPELTYRASMEGVYFIPRKDGIMIGGNGIDNNWDLTPDPAVKDKYLSGVEEMMKRLRS, from the coding sequence ATGGAAACAAACCGCAGGGATTTTATCAAAAAACTTTCCGTAGCTGCCTTGGGGACTGGACTGATTGCAACCGGAGCAACGGCGGCAACAGGAATAGCAACCAATGTCAATTTCATTTCCAGACCAAAACTTCCAAAAGTCAACGTTTCATCTTCCAGGGTGATAAAGGAGACAGTCGGATTAAGGCCTTTTAGAAAAAACGGACCCAGAATAGAAAAACAAGACTTGGGTGACAAAACCATTGTCCACAACTACGGACACGGTGGCTCGGGATGGTCTCTTTCATGGGGCACATCTCTGATTGCTTCTGAATTGGTGGATCAAACCCAGGAGAAGAAAATTGCTGTTATAGGATGCGGAGTGATCGGATTAACTACAGCGATAACCCTTCAGCAAAAGGGATATGAGGTAGTCATATATACCAAAGACTCTTATCCAAATATCACCTCTGCGATGGCAACTGGGACATGGTCTCCTACCTCAAGATTAATATTACCGCAACATGTTACTCCCGAGTTTGCCTCTATGTATCAAAAAGCTAGTACACACTCCTATCGAACTTTTCAACGGCTATTGGGAATAAACCAAGTAGTAGAATGGATGGATAATTACAGCATACATACTGGAAAGGTACAACGTGCCGACTACTCTAACGAGCTGATGAGCAAGCTGGGAACACCGTCATTCATTTATCCCAAAGGTGTCCCGCTTAACAGAAGGGAAAATCCTTTCAAATTCGATAATGTGAGTAAAAATCCGACAACGATCTTCAACATACCCGCATACTTAAAAATGATGAAGTCTGATTTTTTAATTGCAGGTGGAAAGGTGGAAATCAAAAATTTTAAAAGCCCGGAAGATATCGATGCCTTACCTCAAAAGTGTGTGGTAAACTGTACGGGCTTGGGATCTCAAGAGATATTTGGAGATAATGATCTGATGCCGGTATCCGGACAACTGTGCTTCTTAATTCCACAGCCAGAGCTCACCTATAGAGCCAGTATGGAAGGAGTGTACTTCATCCCCCGAAAAGACGGCATTATGATTGGCGGCAATGGAATAGACAACAATTGGGATCTCACACCCGATCCCGCCGTTAAAGACAAATACTTGTCAGGAGTAGAGGAAATGATGAAAAGATTGCGGAGCTAA
- a CDS encoding DUF4287 domain-containing protein: protein MSFQAYLNNVQAKTGKSPEDFKKLAEEKGFFEKGDIKTGVKATAITDWLKQEFKLGHGHAMAIYAYLKGKNS from the coding sequence ATGTCATTCCAAGCATATTTGAATAATGTTCAAGCCAAGACGGGTAAATCCCCCGAGGATTTTAAAAAGCTTGCCGAAGAAAAGGGATTCTTTGAAAAAGGTGACATTAAAACAGGCGTAAAAGCTACTGCTATTACCGATTGGCTCAAGCAGGAATTCAAACTGGGCCATGGACACGCCATGGCGATATATGCATATCTTAAAGGGAAAAATTCTTAA
- a CDS encoding FUSC family protein, which produces MNQINLAALTDEELLAEAKKSKTTKIYDAVIFGVLIGIAIYSTVSNGFGLLTFLPVIYLPIAAKNKLRKSELEKVLQERNLK; this is translated from the coding sequence ATGAATCAAATCAACTTAGCCGCATTAACGGACGAAGAATTGCTTGCAGAAGCAAAAAAAAGTAAAACCACAAAGATTTATGATGCCGTGATTTTCGGTGTGCTGATCGGCATTGCAATTTATAGCACCGTTAGCAATGGCTTTGGCTTGTTGACTTTTCTTCCTGTGATCTATTTGCCTATTGCTGCTAAGAACAAGCTCAGAAAATCCGAGTTGGAAAAAGTTTTACAAGAGAGAAACTTAAAATAG
- a CDS encoding TVP38/TMEM64 family protein, producing the protein MTKKGRIFKTIRSYFGKHPSGIFAWLWVTVVPFVGSAVFAVNYHLVGQFELQTGLDYFAYTVIGALLMGLALLPTTLIALASGFYYGWVSLPFLILGYSLASVLGYVLGKVSNMGLTEKLFRKNPKFQAALESRKEKEGSLVFFVRISPVVPFAVSNFLFANLNIKLWKVLVYGIPGMLTRTVIAFAAGVAASSYMEAKQSMNSPLQWGVGIALLVIGIGGIYNYVKKSRK; encoded by the coding sequence ATGACAAAAAAGGGCAGGATTTTCAAAACTATCCGCTCCTACTTCGGAAAGCACCCGTCGGGGATTTTTGCTTGGCTTTGGGTCACTGTAGTGCCCTTTGTCGGAAGTGCTGTTTTTGCGGTAAACTATCATTTAGTAGGGCAATTCGAACTACAGACCGGCTTAGACTATTTCGCTTACACTGTGATAGGGGCATTATTAATGGGCTTGGCACTGCTGCCCACCACCTTGATCGCCTTGGCTTCCGGCTTTTATTACGGATGGGTTTCTCTGCCTTTTCTGATTTTGGGGTACTCTCTGGCTTCCGTGCTAGGCTATGTGCTGGGCAAAGTCAGTAATATGGGTTTGACAGAAAAGCTGTTCCGGAAAAACCCGAAATTCCAGGCCGCACTTGAGTCCAGGAAAGAAAAAGAAGGTTCTTTGGTCTTTTTTGTAAGGATCTCTCCGGTAGTCCCTTTTGCAGTTTCCAACTTCCTTTTTGCAAATCTGAATATCAAATTGTGGAAAGTACTGGTATATGGGATTCCCGGCATGCTTACCCGTACCGTGATCGCCTTTGCGGCAGGTGTTGCTGCCAGCTCCTATATGGAAGCCAAGCAATCCATGAACAGCCCGTTGCAATGGGGAGTCGGGATAGCATTGTTAGTTATTGGGATTGGAGGGATTTACAATTATGTGAAAAAATCAAGAAAATAA
- a CDS encoding DUF3667 domain-containing protein, protein MENQNSFDYCKKCELEITGNYCLGCGNAKELRRIDGRYIAKEITSVLNFDKGILYTVKELLIRPGATVRRYIAEDRSRLVKPVIFIIVSSLIYSVLRGLLHFEDGYFNYDESNFTTSTVIFQWLQNNYGYGNLIMGVFIAFWIKLLFKKYGYNFYEILILLCFVMGVGMIILAAFGTVQGLTNLKLLDYGGVLSIVYSCWAIGQFFDKKRVTNYFKALFSYLLGIITFAISVLLVGYLIDLVIK, encoded by the coding sequence ATGGAAAATCAGAATTCTTTTGACTATTGCAAAAAGTGTGAGCTGGAAATCACTGGGAATTACTGTCTGGGCTGTGGTAATGCCAAAGAATTGCGACGGATTGATGGGAGATATATAGCCAAAGAGATTACCAGTGTTTTAAACTTTGATAAGGGAATATTATATACAGTCAAAGAGTTGCTGATCAGACCTGGGGCAACTGTCAGAAGGTATATTGCTGAAGACAGAAGCCGATTGGTAAAACCGGTGATTTTTATCATAGTCAGCTCATTGATTTATTCAGTGTTAAGAGGATTATTGCACTTTGAAGATGGATATTTCAATTACGATGAGTCCAATTTTACCACGTCAACTGTCATTTTTCAATGGTTACAAAATAATTATGGCTATGGGAATTTGATAATGGGGGTATTTATAGCCTTTTGGATTAAGTTACTTTTTAAAAAATATGGCTATAACTTCTACGAGATACTGATTCTTCTATGCTTTGTAATGGGGGTAGGGATGATTATTCTGGCAGCATTTGGGACAGTTCAAGGGTTGACCAATCTTAAGCTTTTAGATTATGGAGGGGTGCTTTCTATAGTTTATAGTTGCTGGGCAATTGGGCAGTTTTTCGATAAAAAGAGAGTAACCAACTACTTCAAAGCGCTATTTTCCTACCTATTAGGTATTATTACATTTGCCATTTCGGTGTTGTTGGTTGGCTATTTGATTGATTTGGTGATAAAATAG
- a CDS encoding type II toxin-antitoxin system death-on-curing family toxin translates to MISEKEVLEIHAILIENFGGADGVRDKGLLNSALNRPNQTFDGIELYATLIDKAAAILESIVKNHPFTDGNKRTGYVLARLVLMEQKLDIYADQDEKYKFVIAISTGELSFDQIKEWLGQRVR, encoded by the coding sequence ATGATCTCAGAGAAGGAGGTTCTTGAAATTCATGCCATCCTAATTGAAAATTTCGGTGGAGCTGATGGAGTTCGTGACAAAGGCCTTCTTAATTCAGCCTTGAATAGACCAAATCAAACTTTTGACGGAATAGAACTTTACGCAACACTAATAGATAAAGCAGCAGCAATTCTCGAAAGCATTGTTAAAAACCATCCATTTACGGACGGCAACAAAAGAACTGGTTATGTTCTAGCCAGACTTGTTTTGATGGAACAGAAACTTGATATCTATGCTGATCAGGATGAGAAATATAAATTTGTTATCGCCATTTCTACTGGTGAACTTAGCTTCGATCAAATCAAAGAATGGCTTGGACAAAGGGTAAGGTAG
- a CDS encoding alpha-ketoglutarate-dependent dioxygenase AlkB family protein — protein MDLFNQDSFEEVNLLPKDGTVNYYGKIMSTNQALSYFDYLLNQIQWKNDVAVIFGKRIETKRKVAWYAEKPFEYTYSNHTKTALPWTKELLELKELVEKKTGETFNSCLLNLYHNGSEGMAWHSDGETDLKKDGAIASVSFGAERKFSFKHKVSKETVSQILENGSLLVMKGTTQTHWMHRLPPTKLVSRPRVNLTFRTIVR, from the coding sequence ATGGATTTGTTCAATCAGGATTCTTTCGAAGAAGTAAACTTACTGCCCAAAGATGGGACGGTGAATTACTATGGCAAGATTATGTCTACAAATCAAGCATTGAGCTACTTCGATTATTTATTGAATCAGATTCAATGGAAGAACGATGTGGCTGTTATTTTTGGAAAACGCATAGAGACCAAGCGGAAAGTGGCCTGGTATGCTGAAAAGCCTTTCGAATACACCTATTCCAATCATACCAAAACAGCATTACCCTGGACCAAAGAATTATTGGAGCTTAAAGAGTTGGTAGAAAAGAAAACAGGGGAGACATTCAATTCCTGCCTGCTGAATCTGTACCACAATGGAAGCGAGGGGATGGCTTGGCATAGCGATGGGGAGACCGATCTGAAAAAAGATGGAGCCATTGCTTCGGTGAGTTTTGGTGCTGAACGTAAATTCTCCTTCAAGCATAAGGTTTCCAAAGAGACCGTCTCTCAGATTTTGGAAAATGGTAGCCTGCTCGTGATGAAAGGAACCACACAGACACATTGGATGCATAGACTTCCACCCACCAAGCTGGTTTCCAGACCAAGAGTGAATTTGACCTTTAGGACTATAGTGAGGTAA
- a CDS encoding TldD/PmbA family protein, translating to MNRRDFIHLSGMGLGALATSGLLMMGNPVSAEQLLVPGIDAAAKKVLADIALNAAKAKGATYTDVRIGRYLRQNLFTRDKNVQNISNGETFGVGIRVIANGTWGFSSTSDVSPDGIKKCAENAVAIAKANSKLQKEPVELAPEPGHGEVTWNTPIKKNALEIPVKDKIDLLLKANNAAIDNGAAFVNSALFMINEQKYFASTDGSYIDQDIHRIWPTFTVTAVNKASGGFRTRQALSAPMGMGYEYLDGLAEDKIMNPAGFNSYKNSYDIVEDAIDAAKQAQEKISAKSVTPGKYDLVLDPDHLGLTIHESVGHPLELDRVLGYEANYAGTSFATLDKWKAGDFQYGSDKVNIFADKTQPLTLGNTGYDDEGVQTKEWDLIKNGVLVNYQAIRDQVGILGEKESHGCCFADNWSSVQFQRMPNVSLRPGTEKLSPAEMIKNVEKGIYILGRGSYSIDQQRYNFQFGGQLFYEIKNGEIVGMLEDVAYQSNTQEFWNSCSQICDKDDYRFFGSFFDGKGQPSQASAVSHGSATTRFDGVNVINTGRNI from the coding sequence ATGAACAGAAGAGATTTTATCCACCTTTCCGGAATGGGGCTAGGAGCCCTCGCTACCTCCGGGCTTTTGATGATGGGGAATCCCGTCTCGGCAGAGCAGTTGCTGGTGCCGGGGATAGATGCCGCAGCCAAAAAAGTCCTGGCAGATATAGCACTCAATGCAGCCAAAGCGAAAGGCGCAACTTACACCGATGTGAGAATCGGGAGATACCTGAGACAGAATCTATTTACGCGTGACAAAAACGTACAGAATATCTCCAATGGAGAAACCTTTGGCGTTGGTATCCGGGTAATTGCCAATGGCACCTGGGGCTTCTCATCCACCTCTGATGTCTCACCTGATGGGATTAAGAAATGTGCCGAAAATGCAGTGGCTATTGCCAAAGCGAATTCCAAACTTCAGAAAGAACCCGTAGAACTTGCCCCAGAGCCAGGCCACGGGGAGGTGACCTGGAATACTCCAATTAAGAAAAACGCTTTGGAGATCCCTGTAAAGGACAAAATTGACCTTTTGCTGAAGGCGAACAATGCGGCCATAGACAACGGGGCTGCTTTTGTGAATTCAGCACTCTTTATGATCAATGAGCAGAAGTATTTTGCTTCCACAGATGGCTCGTACATCGATCAGGATATCCATAGGATCTGGCCTACCTTCACCGTGACTGCTGTAAATAAGGCTTCAGGGGGCTTCAGAACCCGACAAGCTCTTAGCGCGCCTATGGGAATGGGGTATGAGTACCTAGATGGCTTAGCCGAAGACAAAATCATGAACCCTGCAGGATTCAACAGCTACAAAAACAGCTATGACATTGTAGAAGACGCCATCGATGCAGCTAAGCAGGCTCAGGAGAAAATTTCAGCAAAATCAGTTACACCGGGCAAATATGACTTGGTACTTGATCCTGACCATCTGGGATTGACTATCCATGAATCTGTGGGGCACCCACTAGAGCTGGATAGGGTATTAGGTTATGAGGCAAATTATGCAGGGACCAGCTTTGCTACTTTGGACAAGTGGAAGGCTGGCGATTTCCAATACGGTTCTGACAAGGTCAATATCTTCGCTGACAAGACCCAGCCACTCACACTCGGAAACACGGGATATGATGACGAGGGAGTCCAGACAAAAGAGTGGGATCTGATCAAAAACGGCGTTCTGGTGAATTACCAGGCTATTCGTGACCAAGTTGGGATTCTGGGAGAAAAGGAATCTCATGGTTGCTGCTTTGCAGACAACTGGAGTTCTGTGCAGTTCCAGCGCATGCCAAATGTTTCTTTGCGTCCAGGAACAGAGAAACTCAGTCCTGCGGAAATGATCAAGAATGTGGAAAAAGGAATCTATATACTTGGACGCGGCTCTTATTCCATAGATCAGCAGCGGTACAACTTCCAGTTTGGAGGTCAATTATTCTACGAAATCAAAAATGGCGAAATCGTAGGAATGCTTGAGGATGTGGCTTACCAGTCCAATACACAGGAGTTCTGGAATTCCTGTTCCCAGATTTGCGACAAGGATGATTACCGGTTCTTTGGGTCTTTCTTTGACGGAAAAGGTCAGCCATCGCAGGCATCAGCAGTATCACATGGTAGTGCGACGACCCGTTTTGACGGGGTGAATGTGATCAATACGGGAAGAAATATTTAA
- a CDS encoding SusC/RagA family TonB-linked outer membrane protein, which yields MKKLRLIILLAFLSTGNLLAQSLTVSGKVESSEDGLPIPGASIQIKGTTDGVIADMDGNYTITVPNAESVLMFSFVGHSTLEETVGNRSTINVTLQSSISDLGEVIVTGVAVGTPTKKLGFAIGKVDKELLQEAPATDPGNAIRGKVSGVQIVQGTGRPGTAPTIRLRGVTAISGDQQPLIIVDGVITQGSLADINMNDVESIEVLKGAAASSLYGSLAGNGVIQIITKRGADRDGVTRVTVRQELGNSYLANQVPLSYHHRYQLNPDGSFVLTNPNNPNTRVEEEDGIMDNEYPQTFNNQELLFKAQPFYTTNVSVANTGAKTNFFLGFENLNQGGIVVDMPAYKRQSLRLNVDHQLTDKIKLTSSTLYVNTDSPNNGENGQSGLFYPVLAHEPDQDLFANRDGGILPRSQSNLQNPLYEVRNRFFRRDRRRLLQNIQANYKILSWLTVEGQYSMDREWNTNENYTPKGYVTQNRPEGGLGSLYQDWRNKSAEVATASIYAQKKFGEWNTLVTLRYQFEKYTDERTEIEGSNFAVIDIPRFNNVDPTTLDVTNYITDIRAENLFLNMGFDYKDKYIIEGLIRRDGSSLFGEDERYQLFYRGTAAYRVSEDLQIPGVQELKLRASYGTSGARPRFQAQYETFDLDRGVASKDVLGNKDLKPSKIGEFEVGINANFLKKWSFEFNYANIKADDQILLVPLSSVAGFGDQWRNAGTVRTHAYELSLGSFLIEKKNFSWNFNIVASNSKSTVEYLGVPTILRGDGITSGMFRIAEGEQFGVMYGNVFAESASDFILDDSGYITNISGYLPNSESNKTPADFEQNSDGYMVPAGTENTKAETAVILYDPTTGQKLDAKIGNSAPDLIMGLNNTLRYKNLSLFVLLDAQIGGDIYNSSKQNLYFQERHGDLDQFGKPEGQRKSVPYYSGATSLYNGAAPAKHFVEKATYMKLREVALTYRIDEAMMNSIGIGRLFYDAKFSLIGRNLLTFTDYSGFDPEVASLSAGDPTTFRSDSYVYPMFRTFTAAIELRF from the coding sequence ATGAAAAAACTTAGACTAATTATCTTGTTGGCATTTCTGTCAACAGGAAACCTTCTGGCCCAGTCTCTGACTGTGTCAGGAAAGGTAGAATCCTCCGAAGACGGGCTCCCCATCCCAGGAGCCAGTATCCAGATCAAAGGCACCACCGATGGAGTGATCGCTGACATGGATGGTAATTACACGATCACTGTTCCGAATGCAGAATCCGTATTGATGTTCTCGTTCGTTGGTCACAGCACCTTAGAGGAAACAGTCGGAAATCGATCAACTATCAATGTCACGTTGCAATCTTCAATAAGTGACCTGGGTGAAGTGATCGTAACTGGTGTGGCGGTGGGCACCCCCACTAAAAAACTCGGCTTCGCCATAGGAAAAGTGGATAAGGAACTACTTCAGGAAGCTCCGGCCACAGATCCCGGAAATGCCATTCGTGGGAAAGTTTCCGGTGTACAGATTGTACAGGGTACCGGAAGACCGGGAACAGCCCCTACGATCAGACTTAGAGGGGTGACTGCCATATCCGGAGATCAGCAACCACTGATCATTGTGGATGGAGTAATCACCCAGGGAAGCTTGGCAGATATCAATATGAATGATGTGGAAAGTATAGAAGTGCTTAAAGGAGCTGCGGCCTCTTCTCTTTATGGATCACTGGCTGGAAATGGTGTGATTCAGATCATTACCAAAAGAGGTGCCGACAGAGATGGTGTGACAAGAGTAACGGTACGTCAGGAATTGGGAAACAGCTACCTGGCGAATCAGGTACCCCTATCCTATCACCATAGGTATCAGTTGAACCCTGACGGCAGCTTTGTATTGACCAATCCAAACAATCCAAATACCCGCGTGGAAGAGGAAGATGGAATCATGGATAATGAGTACCCACAGACATTTAACAATCAGGAATTGCTCTTTAAAGCCCAACCTTTCTATACCACGAATGTCTCTGTTGCCAATACAGGTGCAAAGACAAATTTCTTTCTGGGATTTGAAAATCTAAACCAGGGCGGGATCGTAGTGGATATGCCCGCTTATAAGAGGCAAAGTTTGCGTCTCAATGTGGATCATCAACTAACGGACAAAATCAAGTTGACAAGCAGCACATTGTATGTCAATACCGATAGTCCAAACAATGGAGAGAATGGACAGAGCGGCTTGTTTTACCCAGTTCTTGCACACGAACCCGATCAGGATTTATTCGCCAACAGGGACGGAGGAATTTTGCCAAGATCTCAAAGCAATCTACAGAATCCTTTATACGAGGTACGAAACAGGTTTTTCAGAAGAGACAGGAGAAGGTTGCTACAGAATATCCAGGCAAATTACAAAATCCTCAGCTGGTTAACAGTAGAGGGACAATACTCCATGGACAGAGAATGGAACACCAACGAAAACTATACCCCTAAGGGCTATGTAACACAAAACAGACCTGAGGGAGGACTAGGCTCACTTTATCAGGATTGGAGAAACAAAAGCGCAGAGGTGGCAACTGCTTCAATCTATGCCCAAAAGAAGTTTGGAGAATGGAATACACTGGTGACACTCAGATATCAATTTGAGAAATACACGGATGAAAGAACGGAGATAGAAGGTTCCAATTTTGCAGTAATTGACATCCCTAGATTCAATAATGTAGATCCTACTACATTAGATGTAACTAACTATATAACAGATATTCGAGCAGAAAACCTCTTCTTGAACATGGGATTTGATTACAAGGACAAGTACATAATTGAAGGGTTAATCCGCCGTGATGGATCCTCGTTGTTTGGTGAAGATGAGCGCTACCAACTATTCTACAGAGGGACCGCTGCCTATCGGGTATCCGAAGATCTCCAAATACCAGGGGTTCAAGAGTTAAAACTAAGAGCATCCTATGGAACATCTGGAGCTAGACCTCGGTTTCAAGCGCAATACGAAACGTTTGACCTGGATAGAGGAGTTGCTTCCAAGGATGTACTTGGCAATAAGGACCTCAAGCCATCCAAGATCGGAGAATTTGAGGTAGGGATAAATGCGAATTTCCTAAAGAAGTGGTCTTTCGAGTTTAATTATGCCAACATCAAGGCTGATGATCAGATTCTTTTGGTTCCCCTGTCCAGTGTCGCCGGATTTGGTGATCAATGGAGAAATGCGGGAACAGTACGCACCCATGCTTATGAGCTAAGCTTGGGGTCATTTTTAATAGAAAAGAAAAATTTCTCCTGGAACTTCAATATAGTAGCCAGTAATTCAAAATCAACAGTGGAATACTTAGGAGTTCCTACCATTTTACGTGGTGATGGGATCACAAGCGGTATGTTCAGAATTGCCGAAGGCGAGCAGTTCGGTGTGATGTATGGGAATGTGTTTGCAGAATCAGCCAGCGATTTTATTCTGGACGATAGCGGATATATAACCAATATCTCGGGATACTTGCCCAACTCAGAATCCAATAAGACCCCTGCTGATTTTGAACAGAATTCAGATGGATACATGGTGCCAGCAGGGACAGAAAACACGAAAGCTGAGACGGCTGTCATTCTATATGATCCGACCACCGGTCAAAAACTTGATGCCAAAATCGGAAATAGCGCACCTGATCTGATCATGGGACTGAATAATACGCTACGCTATAAAAACTTATCGCTATTTGTACTCTTGGATGCTCAGATAGGTGGCGACATTTACAACTCATCCAAGCAAAACCTATACTTCCAGGAGCGTCATGGCGATCTCGACCAGTTCGGCAAACCAGAAGGTCAGCGTAAATCCGTCCCTTATTATTCCGGAGCCACAAGCCTTTATAACGGTGCAGCCCCTGCCAAGCATTTTGTGGAAAAAGCCACCTACATGAAGTTGCGTGAGGTTGCTCTGACTTATAGAATAGATGAGGCTATGATGAATTCCATTGGAATAGGGAGATTGTTTTATGACGCCAAATTTTCTCTTATCGGCAGAAATCTGCTGACGTTCACGGACTACTCCGGATTTGATCCTGAGGTAGCCTCCTTAAGTGCTGGGGATCCCACCACCTTCAGGTCTGATTCCTATGTGTATCCCATGTTCAGAACATTCACAGCAGCAATTGAATTAAGATTCTAA
- a CDS encoding methylated-DNA--[protein]-cysteine S-methyltransferase, protein MNESQVINYNRIAEAIAYIQANFKRQPSLEEIAEQVHLSPFHFQRMFSEWAGVSPKKFMQYVSVEYAKQLLQGREATLFDAAQETGLSGTGRLHDLFVKIEGMTPGEFKNGGENLQINYSFAESPFGEIIVASTGKGICHLAFFSDQAEGEETLKSRFPNAAYNQLVDEIQQEALFVFQHDWSKLNRIKLHLHGTPFQLKVWEALLKIPQGNLTTYGDIAEEIDKPKASRAIGTAIGSNPVAFLIPCHRVIQSSGKIGGYMWGNTRKSAIIGWEAAQLNAEK, encoded by the coding sequence ATGAACGAAAGTCAAGTCATCAATTACAATCGGATTGCCGAAGCGATTGCCTACATCCAGGCCAACTTCAAGAGGCAGCCTTCACTGGAGGAAATTGCGGAGCAGGTACATCTGAGTCCATTCCATTTCCAGCGTATGTTTAGTGAATGGGCAGGGGTGAGCCCGAAGAAATTCATGCAGTATGTAAGTGTGGAATACGCCAAGCAACTTTTGCAGGGAAGAGAAGCTACGCTCTTTGATGCAGCGCAAGAAACGGGGCTATCCGGCACCGGAAGGCTTCATGATCTATTTGTGAAAATAGAAGGAATGACTCCGGGCGAATTCAAAAATGGAGGAGAAAATCTCCAGATCAATTACAGCTTTGCCGAAAGCCCTTTTGGAGAAATCATTGTGGCTTCCACGGGAAAGGGGATTTGTCACTTAGCATTTTTCTCGGATCAGGCGGAAGGGGAAGAGACCTTGAAATCCCGCTTTCCAAATGCAGCGTACAATCAATTGGTAGATGAAATTCAGCAGGAAGCACTGTTTGTTTTTCAGCACGATTGGAGTAAGCTTAACCGGATCAAATTACACTTGCATGGCACCCCTTTCCAATTGAAAGTCTGGGAGGCGCTGCTGAAGATACCGCAGGGGAATCTCACAACCTATGGTGACATAGCTGAGGAAATAGATAAACCTAAAGCTTCCCGTGCTATTGGAACTGCCATAGGGAGTAATCCTGTTGCTTTTCTGATTCCCTGTCATCGCGTGATCCAATCCAGCGGGAAAATCGGCGGCTACATGTGGGGGAACACCCGAAAGTCAGCAATTATCGGTTGGGAAGCTGCCCAGCTGAATGCAGAGAAATAA